The proteins below come from a single Haliaeetus albicilla chromosome 22, bHalAlb1.1, whole genome shotgun sequence genomic window:
- the LOC138690614 gene encoding E3 ubiquitin-protein ligase RBBP6-like, translating to MGEAYARGRMEKPPFLPEEPSSSSSSSSSSSSTSDAPVPEELSCLICKDIMTDAAVIPCCGNSYCDKCIRTALLESEDHICPTCQETDISPDALIPNKCLRQAVNNFRSGTGYTKRLHQQIRQQQWRQQQPPPPPPPLMTVT from the exons ATGGG ggaagcttaTGCTAGAGGAAGGATGGAGAAGCCTCCCTTTTTACCAGAGGAGCcgtcctcttcttcctcctcctcctcctcctcttcctccacctcagaCGCTCCTGTTCCAGAGGAGTTGTCATGTCTCATCTGTAAGGACATAATGACTGATGCAGCTGTTATTCCCTGCTGTGGCAACAGTTATTGTGACAAAT GTATTAGAACAGCATTACTGGAATCTGAGGACCATATATGCCCAACGTGTCAGGAGACAGATATTTCGCCCGATGCTTTAATTCCCAACAAGTGCCTACGCCAG GCTGTGAACAACTTCAGAAGTGGAACTGGCTACACAAAAAGGCTCCATCAGCAGATTCGGCAGCAGCagtggcggcagcagcagccgccacCGCCTCCACCACCACTCATGACTGTTACA